A single region of the Nicotiana sylvestris chromosome 6, ASM39365v2, whole genome shotgun sequence genome encodes:
- the LOC104230852 gene encoding S-adenosylmethionine decarboxylase proenzyme 4-like — translation MAASGFEGFEKRLELHFSGDDPVIGMGGLRHVDFDSIEEVLHAVQCTVVSAAGNQYFDSYVLSESSLFVYPTKIIIKTCGTTELLKSIRPFIHYACEIGLIITECRYTRGNYIFPKAQPYPHTNFKEEIIYLQDQLPNHLCYRKASVMPSKFTSHSWHVFSASCDKFYSLPISNDLYTVEICMTDLDRVLARKFFKHPDTTGKQMTEITGIGDINSNALICDFAFDPCGYSMNGIDGDRYSTIHVTPEDGFSYASYECVGSIYDDRDDIVKVLKKVVQVFRPGTMSVSITCTNSSEIWSRIVKAVEPLGMKRRSCTVDEFPAAGTVVFQTFTSTRK, via the coding sequence ATGGCTGCTTCTGGTTTTGAAGGATTTGAGAAGAGGCTGGAGCTACACTTCTCCGGCGATGACCCGGTGATCGGAATGGGTGGTCTCCGGCACGTTGACTTTGATTCAATAGAGGAAGTATTACATGCTGTGCAGTGCACCGTAGTATCAGCTGCTGGTAACCAATATTTTGATTCCTACGTACTATCAGAATCAAGCCTTTTCGTATACCCCACAAAAATAATCATCAAAACATGTGGGACCACCGAGTTGTTAAAATCTATCCGTCCATTTATCCACTATGCATGCGAAATTGGACTTATTATAACTGAGTGTAGGTACACTAGAGGAAATTACATTTTCCCAAAAGCACAACCTTACCCTCATACAAATTTCAAAGAAGAAATTATTTACTTACAAGACCAATTACCTAATCATCTTTGCTACAGAAAAGCCTCTGTTATGCCTTCAAAATTCACTTCACATTCTTGGCATGTATTTTCAGCTAGTTGTGACAAGTTTTACTCACTTCCTATTTCGAACGATTTGTACACAGTGGAAATTTGTATGACGGATCTTGACCGGGTACTTGCCCGGAAATTCTTTAAACATCCGGATACTACCGGAAAACAGATGACGGAGATAACCGGAATCGGagatattaactcaaatgcattgaTTTGTGACTTTGCATTTGATCCTTGTGGATATTCCATGAATGGTATTGACGGAGATCGTTACTCTACAATTCATGTAACGCCAGAAGATGGTTTTAGTTACGCGAGTTATGAGTGTGTGGGGTCCATTTACGATGATCGTGATGATATTGTTAAGGTTTTGAAGAAGGTGGTTCAGGTTTTCCGACCGGGGACGATGTCCGTGTCGATCACGTGTACGAACAGCAGTGAGATTTGGAGCAGAATTGTTAAAGCCGTAGAGCCACTTGGGATGAAACGCCGGAGTTGCACGGTTGATGAATTTCCTGCTGCTGGAACTGTGGTGTTTCAAACTTTTACGTCCACCAGGAAATAG